CTTTCGTTTCGGCGCCCACTGGGTCGAGATCGCGCTCGCCGCGGCATCGGGCCTGCTCGTCATCGCCGCCCTGTCCCCGGGAGAGGCGCATGCCGGCCTGTTCGGCAAGAAGGCGCCGCCGGAGGATTTCAGCGTCACGCGTGCGCCGGTCGCGGCGCCCGTCGCGGTCCCGGCGAACGGCGCGATCTTCCAGGCGGGCGACGGCTATGCCGCGCTGTATGAGGGGTGGCGCGCGCGCAAGGTCGGCGATCCGCTCACCATCGTCCTCGTCGAACGCACCGCGGCGTCGAAATCGGCGAGCTCGAAGCTCGATTCGCAGGGCGCGGGCGGCATCACGCCGCCGACCACGGGCCTGCTCAACCTGTTCAAGGGCACCGATGCCTCGATGAGCGGCAACCGCAGCTTCGACGGCAAGGGCGCGGCGGACCAGGCCAATTCGCTGTCGGGCGAGATTTCGGTGACGGTGGCGCAGGTCTATCCC
This portion of the Sphingomonas sp. FARSPH genome encodes:
- a CDS encoding flagellar basal body L-ring protein FlgH, which gives rise to MASRAPTPFRFGAHWVEIALAAASGLLVIAALSPGEAHAGLFGKKAPPEDFSVTRAPVAAPVAVPANGAIFQAGDGYAALYEGWRARKVGDPLTIVLVERTAASKSASSKLDSQGAGGITPPTTGLLNLFKGTDASMSGNRSFDGKGAADQANSLSGEISVTVAQVYPNGTMMVQGQKRVTLNRGDEFVRIKGLVRTADIDADNRVLSTRVADAQIAYTGKGDVARASRQGWLSRFFSVISPF